In a genomic window of Xylanivirga thermophila:
- a CDS encoding metallophosphoesterase — translation MKIFAISDLHLSGSNPKPMDIFGSHWQGHWDKIKASWQSKVRPEDIVLIPGDISWAMNLGEAIMDLNEIGAMPGRKILMKGNHDYWWSSISRVRNALPPNMYAIQNDYLELDGLVFCGTRGWTAPGGKDYTEHDQKIFERELNRLILSLKDIPMDKEIIMMFHYPPFDDRGKKTKIMDIIEGYPIKHILFGHLHGDSLNNVTEGLIDGINYHLVSCDYLNFELKLIMEV, via the coding sequence ATGAAAATATTTGCAATAAGTGATTTGCATTTATCCGGTTCCAATCCTAAACCCATGGACATCTTTGGTTCCCATTGGCAGGGACATTGGGATAAGATAAAGGCAAGCTGGCAATCAAAAGTAAGACCAGAGGATATAGTGCTTATACCAGGTGATATTAGCTGGGCCATGAATTTGGGAGAGGCAATAATGGATCTAAATGAGATAGGTGCCATGCCCGGGCGGAAAATACTCATGAAGGGTAATCATGATTACTGGTGGAGTTCTATATCAAGGGTGCGCAATGCTCTCCCGCCTAATATGTACGCCATACAAAATGACTATTTAGAGCTCGACGGTCTTGTGTTTTGTGGGACTAGGGGCTGGACTGCACCTGGCGGTAAGGATTATACAGAGCACGACCAAAAGATATTTGAGAGGGAGCTAAACAGGCTTATACTATCCCTTAAGGATATACCTATGGATAAGGAGATCATAATGATGTTCCACTATCCACCCTTCGATGATAGGGGTAAAAAGACAAAGATTATGGATATAATAGAGGGTTATCCCATAAAACATATACTGTTTGGGCATTTACATGGTGATAGCCTAAACAATGTGACGGAAGGATTGATAGATGGAATAAACTATCATCTGGTATCATGTGATTATTTAAATTTTGAACTAAAATTGATAATGGAGGTATAG
- a CDS encoding adenylate kinase, which translates to MYIVLLGPPGSGKGTQGQILAKRFGLNHLSTGDLFRAILGDEDHPLYPKVQVVKEGKLVSDDVVNLVVEDALNKEEYESGVIFDGYPRTVAQAEALDDMLSSRDRKVDMVIDFDVTEEVLLDRLLGRRVCSSCKGVFHKKQGYDKCPKCGGKLITRDDDNEETIKERFEEYKNKTAPLQQYYKSGDSKYICIMVDDVDKTPDDIQKQIIDKI; encoded by the coding sequence CAGATTCTAGCAAAACGATTTGGTCTTAACCACCTATCTACTGGAGATCTTTTTAGGGCGATATTGGGCGACGAGGACCACCCATTATATCCTAAAGTGCAGGTGGTAAAAGAGGGTAAATTGGTATCTGATGATGTGGTAAATCTGGTGGTAGAGGACGCCCTAAATAAAGAGGAATATGAAAGTGGCGTGATATTCGACGGATATCCAAGGACAGTAGCACAGGCTGAGGCCTTAGATGATATGCTATCTTCTAGGGATAGAAAAGTAGATATGGTAATAGACTTTGATGTAACCGAAGAGGTGCTTTTAGATAGGTTATTGGGCAGAAGGGTGTGCTCTAGCTGTAAGGGTGTTTTCCATAAAAAGCAAGGGTATGATAAGTGCCCCAAGTGCGGTGGAAAGCTTATTACGCGGGATGATGATAATGAAGAAACTATAAAGGAACGTTTTGAGGAGTATAAGAATAAGACTGCTCCCCTTCAACAATATTATAAATCGGGAGATTCAAAATATATCTGCATAATGGTGGATGATGTGGACAAAACGCCTGACGATATACAAAAACAGATAATAGACAAGATTTAA